Proteins from one Streptosporangium becharense genomic window:
- a CDS encoding SDR family NAD(P)-dependent oxidoreductase, producing MFDLSGRTALVTGAGQNAGAGIARALAARGAAVAVNDLVPERAEAVSEEITSAGGRAVPVVFDVTDLKAVREGVGRARTEFGRHLDILVHNAGIPADFGQGPFRTLAPDRWRAPVEINLFGAMNCVSAVADDMCEAGWGRIVQISSGAARTGSAAGISLYGAAKSGVEGFIRHLSQELAPLGVTANSLALGLQSNAAGDSTQEFAQRIPTRRLGTPQDVGAAVVYLASPEASWMTGQTLNLNGGSVTG from the coding sequence ATGTTCGATCTGTCGGGCCGGACCGCGTTGGTGACCGGAGCCGGTCAGAACGCCGGAGCGGGGATCGCCCGGGCGCTGGCCGCGCGAGGCGCCGCGGTGGCGGTCAACGATCTGGTGCCCGAGCGTGCCGAAGCGGTGAGCGAAGAGATCACCTCCGCCGGGGGACGCGCTGTGCCCGTCGTCTTCGACGTCACCGACCTGAAGGCGGTGCGCGAGGGCGTCGGCCGGGCCCGCACGGAGTTCGGGCGTCATCTCGACATCCTGGTCCACAACGCGGGCATCCCCGCCGACTTCGGGCAGGGGCCGTTCCGCACCCTCGCACCGGACCGGTGGCGGGCACCGGTGGAGATCAACCTGTTCGGCGCCATGAACTGCGTGTCGGCCGTCGCCGACGACATGTGCGAGGCGGGATGGGGGCGAATCGTGCAGATTTCCTCCGGGGCCGCGCGCACCGGCTCGGCGGCGGGCATCTCGCTGTACGGGGCGGCCAAGAGCGGCGTGGAGGGCTTCATCCGGCACCTGTCCCAGGAACTCGCCCCGTTGGGCGTGACCGCCAACTCTCTCGCGCTCGGGCTGCAGAGCAACGCCGCCGGAGACAGCACACAGGAGTTCGCGCAGCGGATCCCGACCCGCAGGCTCGGCACGCCGCAGGACGTCGGGGCGGCCGTGGTCTATCTCGCCTCCCCGGAGGCGTCATGGATGACCGGCCAGACCCTCAACCTCAACGGTGGCAGCGTCACCGGCTGA
- a CDS encoding CaiB/BaiF CoA transferase family protein, which produces MSGAIRGVRVLDLSRVLAGPLCAQMLADHGAQVIKVEAPAGDETRRWGPPFADEAETTSAYYQGLNRNKSNIVLDLRTQPAREVLYDLIARADVVVENFKAGTMQGWGLGYESRLARDFPRLVYCRITGYGVDGPLGGLPGYDAALQAYGGLMSLNGERDGEPLRVGVPIVDITAAHQAFAGVLLALLERAGSGRGQLVDVTLFDAVLSILHPHAATYLQSGEVPERTGAAHPTVAPYQVFRTAGPGRLFVAAASDAQFAALTGVLGRPHLADDPRFRRNRDRVGHRVELLAELEPVFLAHDAGDLAVRLAARGVPASPVHDIDAALSAPHTLHRAMVVRDGAYRGVGVPIKLSRSAPVPPRAPAAAGADTYRVLAELGCSAERIAALGRSGAFGAAGAVTDRDG; this is translated from the coding sequence GTGAGCGGGGCCATCCGCGGAGTACGCGTGCTCGACCTGAGCCGGGTCCTGGCCGGACCGCTGTGCGCGCAGATGCTCGCCGACCACGGCGCGCAAGTGATCAAGGTCGAGGCGCCGGCGGGTGACGAGACCCGCCGGTGGGGGCCGCCGTTCGCCGACGAGGCCGAGACGACGAGCGCCTACTACCAGGGCCTCAACCGCAACAAGTCCAACATCGTGCTGGATCTGCGCACGCAACCGGCCCGGGAGGTGCTGTACGACCTCATCGCCCGGGCGGACGTGGTCGTGGAGAACTTCAAGGCGGGAACGATGCAGGGCTGGGGGCTGGGATATGAGTCCCGGCTCGCGCGGGACTTCCCCCGGCTGGTCTACTGCCGCATCACCGGCTACGGCGTCGACGGCCCGCTGGGGGGTCTGCCCGGCTACGACGCCGCGCTGCAGGCCTACGGCGGACTGATGAGCCTCAACGGCGAACGCGACGGCGAGCCGTTGCGCGTCGGGGTTCCCATCGTGGACATCACCGCGGCGCACCAGGCGTTCGCGGGTGTGCTGCTGGCGTTGCTGGAACGCGCCGGCAGCGGGCGGGGACAACTCGTCGACGTGACGCTGTTCGACGCGGTCCTGTCGATCCTGCATCCGCACGCCGCCACCTACCTGCAGTCGGGGGAGGTGCCCGAGCGCACCGGGGCGGCGCATCCGACGGTCGCCCCCTACCAGGTGTTCCGCACCGCGGGGCCGGGCCGTCTGTTCGTCGCCGCCGCCAGTGACGCGCAGTTCGCCGCGCTCACCGGCGTGCTCGGCCGCCCGCACCTGGCCGATGATCCACGCTTTCGCCGCAACAGGGACCGGGTGGGCCACCGCGTGGAGCTGCTGGCGGAGCTGGAGCCGGTCTTCCTGGCGCACGACGCCGGCGACCTGGCCGTCAGGCTGGCGGCGCGCGGCGTGCCGGCGAGCCCGGTCCACGACATCGACGCCGCGCTGTCCGCGCCGCACACCCTGCATCGCGCCATGGTCGTGCGCGACGGGGCGTACCGCGGCGTCGGCGTTCCGATCAAGCTGAGCCGTTCGGCGCCGGTGCCGCCGCGTGCCCCCGCCGCGGCGGGCGCCGACACCTACCGTGTCCTGGCCGAGCTGGGATGCAGCGCGGAGCGGATCGCCGCGCTCGGCCGCTCGGGCGCCTTCGGGGCGGCCGGTGCCGTCACGGACCGGGACGGCTGA
- a CDS encoding TetR/AcrR family transcriptional regulator: MTKAGRQTLTERRTEELRMTIARRAAEIFVADGDTSATVERIADAAGIATRTFYRHFPVKEDVVRPLFRRSSQLVIEALREAPAGGDLVDVLVTVWMSALGEDTLGPSERRLLAVVASSPQYRLRWMEADDELCEAMAEFLAGRIGRGGRPLERSLPAYLVVQATRHVFMQWITSDTGRDVAELLREAFRMVLDGVRTAAAARTPPG; encoded by the coding sequence ATGACGAAGGCCGGCCGGCAGACCCTGACGGAGCGGCGCACCGAAGAGCTCCGCATGACGATCGCCCGCAGGGCGGCCGAGATCTTCGTCGCCGACGGCGACACCTCGGCGACGGTCGAGCGCATCGCCGACGCGGCAGGCATCGCCACCCGCACGTTCTACCGCCATTTCCCGGTCAAGGAGGACGTGGTACGGCCGCTGTTCCGCCGCAGCTCACAGCTGGTCATCGAGGCTCTGCGGGAGGCTCCCGCCGGCGGGGACCTGGTCGACGTGCTGGTCACCGTGTGGATGTCGGCGCTCGGCGAGGACACGCTCGGCCCTTCGGAGCGCCGGCTCCTGGCGGTGGTGGCCTCCAGCCCGCAGTACCGCCTGCGCTGGATGGAAGCCGACGACGAGCTGTGCGAGGCCATGGCCGAGTTCCTCGCCGGACGCATCGGCCGGGGCGGGCGTCCGCTGGAGCGGTCCCTGCCCGCCTACCTCGTGGTGCAGGCCACCCGTCACGTCTTCATGCAGTGGATCACCTCCGACACCGGCCGGGACGTCGCCGAACTGCTGCGGGAGGCCTTCCGCATGGTGCTCGACGGCGTCCGCACGGCCGCCGCCGCCCGGACGCCGCCAGGGTGA
- a CDS encoding VOC family protein has protein sequence MAVGQRFAFTKLLVGDLEAEAAFYSTALGLVVKHRVSGGEGLDAREEVILCAADHEEPSLVLLHRPHRARPEPGETVLGFVVDDVEQVVRAAEDAGGAVRVAPRAVPQAGVTVAQVEDPEGHLVELLQYR, from the coding sequence ATGGCCGTCGGCCAGCGCTTCGCGTTCACCAAGCTCCTCGTCGGCGATCTCGAAGCTGAGGCCGCGTTCTACTCCACGGCGCTGGGCCTGGTCGTCAAGCACCGCGTCTCCGGCGGGGAGGGCCTCGACGCGCGCGAGGAGGTGATCCTGTGCGCCGCAGACCACGAGGAGCCCTCCCTCGTCCTGCTCCACCGCCCTCACCGGGCACGCCCCGAGCCCGGTGAGACCGTGCTCGGCTTCGTCGTCGACGACGTCGAGCAGGTGGTGCGGGCGGCGGAAGACGCCGGCGGAGCCGTGCGTGTCGCCCCCAGGGCCGTGCCGCAGGCCGGCGTGACCGTCGCGCAGGTCGAAGACCCCGAAGGGCACCTGGTGGAACTGCTCCAGTACCGATGA
- a CDS encoding acyl-CoA dehydrogenase family protein, whose protein sequence is MSDDLRAEIRAAVTAILRGRGEDRTRAGGFDHVVWKDLSEAGFHLVGVPEEAGGSGGDLRDLAEVTDLTAFHAAGVPVAETAFLAGWLLAGAGLPVPGGLVVASLDEAHGHWRDGALRLSGRLRVPWARHADHVVTTARCGQDRMVAVIPGGARRPGGPRLVTAENLAGEPRDVLVLEGVAADQAPAAAPPGLDTAALLTRGALARSVQLAAAARAVLVSARRHITEREQFGRPLARFQAVQQHLAALAAEVAAMQVSAEAAVAAVEHADAGAGVAVAAAKATTSAGARHVAAIGHQLHGALGYSSEHRLGAATTRLWAWREEFGNESHWHDHLAAAGGDDGAWWPLLTGGAR, encoded by the coding sequence GTGAGCGACGACCTGCGTGCGGAGATCCGCGCAGCGGTGACCGCCATCCTGCGTGGGCGGGGCGAAGACCGCACCCGCGCCGGCGGCTTCGACCATGTGGTGTGGAAGGACCTGAGCGAGGCCGGGTTCCATCTGGTCGGGGTGCCCGAGGAGGCCGGCGGCAGCGGGGGAGACCTGCGCGATCTGGCGGAGGTGACGGACCTGACGGCCTTCCACGCCGCCGGGGTACCGGTGGCGGAGACCGCCTTCCTGGCCGGCTGGCTCCTGGCCGGCGCGGGGCTGCCGGTCCCCGGCGGCCTGGTGGTCGCCTCACTGGACGAGGCCCACGGGCACTGGCGGGACGGTGCGCTGCGCCTGTCGGGGCGCCTTCGCGTGCCGTGGGCCCGGCATGCCGACCACGTCGTCACGACGGCCCGGTGCGGGCAGGACCGCATGGTCGCCGTCATCCCCGGTGGCGCCCGCCGGCCGGGCGGCCCGCGCCTCGTCACCGCGGAGAACCTCGCCGGCGAGCCACGGGACGTGCTCGTCCTGGAGGGGGTGGCGGCGGATCAGGCGCCCGCTGCCGCGCCGCCCGGCCTGGACACCGCCGCGCTGCTGACGCGAGGCGCACTGGCCAGGTCCGTCCAGCTCGCGGCGGCGGCCCGCGCGGTGCTGGTCTCCGCCCGCCGCCACATCACCGAACGCGAGCAGTTCGGCCGCCCGCTCGCCCGCTTCCAGGCGGTGCAACAGCACCTGGCGGCACTGGCCGCAGAGGTCGCCGCCATGCAGGTGAGCGCGGAGGCCGCCGTGGCGGCGGTCGAGCACGCCGACGCCGGCGCCGGTGTGGCCGTCGCCGCGGCGAAGGCGACCACCTCGGCCGGCGCGCGGCACGTCGCCGCGATCGGCCATCAGCTGCACGGCGCGCTCGGCTACTCCAGTGAGCACCGCCTGGGGGCGGCGACCACGCGGCTGTGGGCCTGGCGCGAGGAGTTCGGCAACGAGAGCCACTGGCACGACCACCTGGCCGCGGCCGGCGGCGACGACGGCGCCTGGTGGCCGCTGTTGACGGGAGGCGCCAGGTGA
- a CDS encoding acyl-CoA dehydrogenase family protein — MTATIHLPPHRLSAASQRLRDEVRGFLDDELRAGAFVPRCDAWMSVADPAFSRRLGARGWIGMTLPSAYGGHDRSPLERFVVTEELLAAGAPVAAHWIADRQMAPSILRHGSKAQRQRYLPAIARGECYFAIGMSEPDAGSDLASVRTRARRVDGGWEITGTKMWTTGAHFAHAIVVLARTDGSPADRHAGLSQFVVDLPAPGVEIRPIGTIDGEHHFNEVVFDAAVVGQDSLLGERGAGWRQVTAELAHERSGPERYMSTVPLLRAWAEQVRQRGDAVAERELGRLTARAWTLRQMSLSVAAALAEGRPPEIAAALVKDLGSRFEGDVVETVRRLAGIEPRRNGPGLEGLLAEAVLHSPVFTLRGGSNEILRSVVARGLGVR, encoded by the coding sequence TTGACAGCGACCATCCATCTTCCCCCGCACCGTCTCAGCGCGGCCTCGCAGCGGCTCCGCGACGAGGTCCGCGGCTTTCTGGACGACGAGTTGCGGGCAGGCGCCTTCGTTCCGCGCTGCGACGCGTGGATGTCGGTGGCCGATCCGGCCTTCAGCCGGCGCCTGGGCGCGCGCGGCTGGATCGGCATGACGCTGCCGAGCGCCTACGGAGGCCATGACCGATCACCGCTGGAGCGGTTCGTCGTGACCGAGGAGCTGCTGGCCGCGGGCGCGCCCGTCGCCGCGCACTGGATCGCCGACCGCCAGATGGCGCCGTCGATCCTGCGTCACGGCAGCAAGGCGCAGCGGCAGCGCTATCTGCCGGCGATCGCGCGCGGTGAGTGCTACTTCGCCATCGGGATGAGCGAGCCCGACGCCGGCTCCGATCTGGCCTCCGTACGCACCCGCGCCCGGCGGGTCGACGGCGGGTGGGAGATCACCGGGACGAAGATGTGGACGACCGGAGCGCACTTCGCCCACGCGATCGTCGTCCTGGCCCGTACCGACGGTTCGCCGGCGGACCGGCACGCGGGGCTGTCGCAGTTCGTCGTGGACCTGCCGGCACCGGGGGTGGAGATCCGCCCCATCGGCACCATCGATGGGGAACACCACTTTAACGAGGTGGTCTTCGACGCGGCCGTCGTCGGGCAGGACAGCCTGCTGGGCGAGCGCGGCGCGGGGTGGCGGCAGGTCACCGCCGAGCTGGCGCACGAGCGGTCCGGGCCCGAGCGGTACATGAGCACGGTGCCGCTCCTGCGGGCCTGGGCCGAGCAGGTGCGGCAGCGGGGCGACGCGGTCGCCGAGCGGGAACTGGGCCGGCTCACGGCCAGGGCGTGGACCCTGCGCCAGATGTCGTTGTCCGTGGCGGCGGCCCTGGCCGAGGGGCGGCCGCCCGAGATCGCCGCCGCGCTGGTGAAGGATCTCGGATCCCGCTTCGAAGGAGACGTGGTGGAGACCGTACGGCGGCTGGCGGGCATCGAACCCCGCAGGAACGGGCCGGGCCTGGAAGGACTGCTCGCCGAGGCGGTCCTGCATTCACCGGTGTTCACCCTGCGCGGCGGCAGCAACGAGATCCTCCGCTCGGTCGTGGCACGGGGACTGGGGGTCCGGTGA